A window of Nicotiana sylvestris chromosome 8, ASM39365v2, whole genome shotgun sequence genomic DNA:
GGTTATTCACACTATGAGGCATAGCCACAGTAAATTTTCTTGATTGTTCTTCATTGCCATATGCCTGGTTCCCTGTATGTTCAACTATTCTTTTGTACGTGTGTGCCTTCCTTTCCATGTCTAACTGATCCCTTGTTGTATTTCCTTCATGTGGCTTTGAAGAGTAATTCACCTCCCTTGACACCCCACTTAATCTCATTCGAGTCAGCCAATGAACCCTGTCAACCATATGAATTCTGGGCAGCCTTGTGTTTGTCTTTGAAACTGTGTCTATGCCCACCTTCAAGTCCCTCCCATGGGAATGAGTACTATGTACTTATACCACCACATGGGAGTTCTTCAAATAGTGAGGCATAGACACAATACCTTCTCCTGCAAAAAAGAACACGATGTTAGTGTAAAAAATGAACAGCATACTCTCCTCCCAAAGAATTTGAATATGATGTTCCAATATTTTCTCCTGTCTCCTGCCACTCTATGGCTCCATATACTTCGGTTTTTGGCAACCTTGACCCTAAAATAAGGACATTGCAGCTTATCTTCATTCACTATTCTCCTTCCTTGTACATCCAGTTGCCCAAATTCTTGGCATTCAAAGTCCCCAGCATCTAAGGCATAATTAGCAAGATGGCCTGCTAGTTTATTACCTTCCTTAAAGATATTAGATACCACATAATTTCCCCTATTAAGCAACTCTATAATCTCCTCCACATGCTCAGCTATGCACCAAGGTGGTTTCCATACTCCCTCCATAACTTTCTTCAATAGCATTGAGTCTGTTTGGATGTTTACTTGTGAATACTGCTGCATTCTACAATATCTCAGTGCTTCTGCAATAGCCACTGCTTATGCCTCTGTGTTGGTGGTTTCTTTGGTTTCCTTCCCTACTGCATAGACAATATCTCCCTTTTCATCCCTTATGCAATATCCAATAGCACTACTGCTTGGATTCCTCCTCGATGCACTATCTGTATTCACCTTAAGCCATCCTTCTTCTGGGAATGTCCATATCACTTTTTTCACCTTCAACCTAGGAGTATAATTCTCCATCATAGTTAACAGCTCATGCCATTTATGAGGAACATGGACTATTCCTGGCTTCCTTACTCTCACTAGGGATTGAAGAGTAGTTGAAACTTGATAGATCACTCTACTGACTGACACAGATTCCCCATATTTCATGTTATTTCTCCTCTTCCATAACTCCGAAACAATGCAAGCGGGCAGTGCTTGCATAATAGGCTTGAGTTTATGGCATACATTAACTATCCAGCACTTAGTGATAACTTGATGCAAAGACAAACGTTCCATTCTAATACCAGCCCTTGTTAAGAAATATCTCCAAACAAATGTTGCTGCAGTAGATTTATAAAAAAAGTGTTGTAATGTTTCTTCCTCTGGATTTGTACAACACCAACACTTTGAGGCCATCAAATATCCAAGTCTTCTCATGAAATCATCCAATGGAAGTTTTTCTTTCCACACCTTCCACATAAAAAAGCTATTTTGAAAGGCAATCCCTTTACCCAAATCATCATGTATTAAAACCTTGGTTCATTCCTTCTTTTAATATATTCCCATGTTGTTTTGACACTGAAGTACCCCCTAGTCTCTAGCTTCCAGTAAGGTTTATCTAGTTCATTCTGCGATTGAGGGGGTTTGATATTATCTACGATTTGCATTGCATATTCTTCAGGTAATAGCTCCAGTAATCTGTCCACATCCCAAGTCCCTTGTTCCACCACATCAAATACATTGTGCACTGACTCATCTACCCCAAAGTCATGAGGAACCATGAAGTATAAAGCCCCTAGTCCTATCCAGTTGTCGAACCAAAACAAAGAAGAACCCATCTTAGGCTGCCAAGCTATTTGATGTTATATCAAATCCCTACATTCAAGCATTTTTCTCCAAACATGTGATCCTCTTCTCCATGGTACTATAACTGAATTCAGCTTCTTGCAGTATTTTTGACACATAAATGAGCTCCACAAACTTGGTTTAGTTCTATAGTTCCACCATAATTTAGAAAACAAAGCCTTTGACACATCATATAATGATCTGAAACCAATCTCCCTTCTTCAACTGGCATGCACAAAGTATTCCATGATGCCCGGTGTCTATTGTTACCCCCTATTAAACTGCTCCAAAAAAACTGGGCAAAGATTTTGTGCAACTTATTTATAACAGAGTTTGGAGGGTTGACTGCAGATAGTAAATGCATAGACATGCTCTGCAGAACATTAGCAATCAGAACTGTCCTTCCTCCAACAGATAAAAGCTTTCCTTTCCATGTTTGCAACTTGTCCATGACCATTATGATCATGCTTTGATAGTATTCCATATTTCTCCTAGCATAAAATATAGGACAGCCTAAGTACAATATTGGGAAGTTCTGCCTTTTGATTCCTGTTATTCTTTCCACTTTCAAGAACACCTCTTCTTCTGTCAAATGATGCAAGTATATTGCAGATTTTGCCTTGTTCAACAGCTGTCCAGATGCTACATCATATGCACTCAATACCTCCATGATCAATCTCAAAGAAGTGGCATCAGATGAAGAAAAGATGATGGTGTCATCTGCATATGCTAGATGGTTTACTTTAGGACTCCACTTGGGCAAACCAAAACCACAGAAGTACAAGTTCAGGTGTAGAGCATTTAACCCTCTCGATAATGCTTCAGCAGCTAAGATAAATAGGGTAGGTGACAGAGGATCACCTTGTTTGATCCCTCTTGATGATTTGAAGAACCCATGAGCTTGACCATTAATGAGAACAGAATACCAGTTATTTGACACTATCccaaatatcatgcctataaatCTCTCTACAAATCCCATCTTTCTCAGTATTTTGGTTAGAAACAGCCATGATAACCTATCATATGCCTTGGTCATATCAAGTTTCTTTACCACATTTGGTCCAGCTTTTGTCCTAAGTCTAATATTTGTTATGATCTCCAATGTGAGTAAGATATTTTCAACAATGTTCCTCCCTTTCACAAAACCTGCTTGCTCTTCAGATATCAGACTTGGCAATAGATCAACCAGCCTTTCATGATTCACCCTTGATATCACTTTGTTGGAGAAGTTACTTAGACTAATTGGCCTCATCTCAGAAAATGTTGACACTTCCTTCTTCTTTGGGAGCAAAACCAAATTTGTATGTGTGACACATTTTGGCAGTTCATGCCCCCTGAAAAATGCTCTTACCATGTCAAATAAGTCATCTCCAATTATCTCCCAGCATGCCTGATAGAAGCTTCCTGTAAACCCATCTGGACCTCTAGCACTGTTGCCATTGAGACCAAAAACTGCAGCTTTAACTTCTTCTTTTGTTGGTTGTTTGACCAAATCTGAGTTCTGCCCCATATCTACCAATGAAGGTACATATTTGATGATGCTGAATCTGCGAGGAATTGTTACTTCTGTGAACTGATCCTGAAAAAAATTTATTGCTTCAGCAGCaatttcttcatcttcttttagCCCACACTTCCTCATGATCTCGATCTCATCATTAATGTgtagtgttttttttttcaaaaaaaaaatctctttttttgttttgtgagAACAACTAATCCACTAAGGAAAATATAGGAATCTACTTCTTGCTTCTCCTTTAGTTGAACTTTATGTCGGACGTTTCTTTTATACTAAGGAGGTAATATAATGCCTACACAGACATGTTGAATGGATCTCAGTTCATGTTTATTCAGCTTGAAGGGGATTAACTAGTTATGATTTTCATAAAGGTTTGACGTATTTACATTATAAAATAACAGAAGTTAAACTCATTAATGAATTATTACATAAATCGAGCTTCGACCTAACTTCTATAAGTACAATGTAGATTATTAATTTAATAAGAAGTTTCTGAAATATTATTCAAAAATAATAGCACTAGTTCTTGAATGTGTGTAACTTAATTAGTTACACTTAATTGACTCAATGGTTTCTCGTTGATACTTTTGGATTTCAGATTATCATTTTAAAACAGTGATTGAATAAGTGATTATAGGATTCTTGAACATGATCTTAACCACCCATCACTTGACAGTGATTAATACGAAGAAAATTGGACCTCTTCTCATCTACAACCGATAGAACCTTTAGCTAATAGGAGCATTTTTAGCAACTAGTTTCTTGACACGTGTATGCCTAGTAATGTAGTCCACGATTAGTGTAGAATAATTAATAATGTGTATCGTCGTATGTATGGTGACTTATTTGTTGAAGTCAGATGATTGAATATCATTTGAACCAAGGGTGGATCTAGTAACCAATATGTGGATTTATTTGAACCCACAACTTTTAGCCTAGACTTAAATTTATCTATTTAGAACTTATTTAAATTGCTAAAAATATTGAACTATGAACCCATAGCTCAAATAAGTAAGATAATAGGTTCAACGATTGATACCTAAGTCCTGAACCCATAAAATTAAAATCCATGATCCGCCTCTTATCTGAACTACAAAAATCAGCAATAAATGTTTATTTAGACGTGTGATTTTTTACTAATTTTGATTTTATGATGTACAAAATATGTAATGAAACGCAACCCACCTAATACTTCTTTCATATAAACAATATCCTTGCCTCCTTGGTGTACATTTTTTACATCAATTTTGGTTACTCTATCATCACCAAAATTCTTATTGTCACTACTAATCTTCCTCGTAAAAGAGCAACATAAAGTTGACCTTGTAAGGAAACATATTATGGCAGACATAACATACCTCATTATCTATTGAACATATCCTAAGATACTCGGTAAGCATAATGCGTGCTTGAAATTGTCCATTACCATGACACTTTCTTATGTTTGATTCACTAAGTGTTTGATATACAATACAATAAAGATATATTGACGTATTTAAAAAAGAAATCGgcataattaaaaagaaaaaagaaaatgctATAAAATTTTGTTCTTTATATATAGTACCTGATTGGTTGGCCGGAAGATGTAGCTGAAGATTGATAACTGATGCATTCACTTAGACTGAACATATTAATTCTTCAAAGAGTGAGAATGGATGTTGTTAGACAAAAGTCTATTCAGACTAACCTTCTAAAACTGCTCCTAAAGAGTCATTTTTAGGATATAGTAATATGGAGAAGACAAAATTGTTTCAAGCACCGACAGAATCGGAAGCGCCCCCATAAAAAAAACTAAACTCTACCTTAAGAAATAACTTTTTGTTTCTGAGTGACGTGACTGCCAAAGTCATAGAGCCAGTATACGTGGAACATATCATATGAGAAAGCACATTGTATTTCTTGTTATTCATAACGATAGTATTATGTTATGCTGGACGGCTGGTCAATTGAAATTTATCTCTAACCATGTAATCATTAACAGTGATGTATCAAGCACTAAGTTAATATTCTAAGGTCAAAGTTATTCACTGGTCAAGAAGCCAATTGTTAATGCCTAAGGCAGTGTAATCCCCGATCTTTAAAATTATGGGTGCTcgtccaaaaaaaattcaaaagaagagagaaaagaaattttGTTATGGGTGCTCACACAAtgccttttttatttttaaataattgcCTGTATAAATCTACTaaatttgattttaaaaaaaaacaataagtGCTTAAGCACTCATAATATTCCATGTAGATCCGCGCTGATTCCAGGATATTTGCCAATTTGTTGTATACCAAATTTGTTAACAGTGTTATTTGAGCAATGATTCGACTGCTTATGATAAGTATCATTGCTTGAAAGATTTAATTAACTTGAAAATCCTTTTACAACGATTTGAAACAAGTCTCCAAATATAAGATGGAGTAAACGCAAAACACTGCCTTGTTGTCAGTGTAGCATTAACAGAAAGTCATCAAATAAGTCAAGCCACTAATTTCCAAAAGAATAATTGTCAAGCCATACAAAAaagaacttttttttttaaatacttaTAGATACACTGTCACCAAAGTTATGAAGAATTGATTCTCAATCTTTCTAAAGATAATAAAGTAGGCTTTGCCCCAAACGCCGACACTTTCAATTCCGTTTCTGGATCATGGCTTAAAATGCCgtaaaaattttaaaacacaGTACAACCCTTTTCGATCTTAAGTAATGTTGTATAAGAAAGGGAGATGGAGACAAAGAAATATAAACTCCCATGATGTCATGTGCAAGACACCACCAAAAGTAATTACAACAACGGTAAATAGGAGTATGAAGTGCTGGTTAAGGTTATTTGTAGGCGTTAGTGTTTTTTCCTTAGTACGGTGCCTCACTGCCCGTTTGGATTGACTTAAAAAAAGTAGCTTTTCAGTAGAAATAGCTTTTAAGCCAAAAAACAGTAAGTTGAGATTGCCCAGATATTGCTTTTGGCTTGTTGTAAGcaatttttaacttattttaagtACTTTTTGACTTTGTTAAACACagaaaaaaactttaaaaaaaaaaacttaaaagctaatttgaccagcttaaaagccaatccaaacaTTGACTTTCATTAAGTGCAAATTTGTCTTAAATGTTACATGTGTTAGACTCGTACTCGTACACAAATCAAAAGGATGCAACTATTAAGAAAAGACACTTTAATTTATTTGGTAATTCGGCGAAGAGAGTTTTCTGCCAAAAGTGCATGTGAAGCGTTggcttttttctttctctttatgAAGCGTTGGCTTCGTTTCTTTTTTGGTTGAAGCGTTGGCTTCTCTAGTTAATTTTATTTCATTAACTAGTGTAAGGttatttaaaatactaattaGGTTTCTTAGTAGGGGTATTATGATAATTTAACTTTTCAATTAAGGGCTtcccacttttaatatagtatagattaagACAGTAGAATCATGAGCACTTAGCGTGTGTTTGGtaggaaggaaaatatttttcacgaaaatattcttttgaaaaataagtgattttcttatttattttttggtatttggttaagtagcacaaaattctttttgaaatatatataatttagaaAAACACTATGAGAGACAAAACGGATAAGGGGGGAAGGATGATAGATCAGGATCTAGGGGACGGTTGTAAGGCTAAACAAATTGCTTCTGCTCCACGAACATAGGACTGTGTTGGTTGTAAGAGATGTGAATCTTCCTGTCCAACAGATTTCTTGAGTGTCCAAGGCTTttgaaaatagagaagaaaagcAGCTAGGAGCTAAATATTAGAAGAGCGCCCTCTCTTTTCTTCGAGAAATCGAGTTCGTTCGGTTGGTTCCCTGTCCCCAAACAGTGCAGGTTCTAAGACTAGGCGAAGATCGGAGACTAACCACGAATCATCAATTCCTTTGACCATTCGTTTTGAGCCTCCAATTATTTTCGAAATGCTACAAGGTTCGCCTTGCCTTATGAAAGAAATGAAGGATAAGAGGAGGGGGCTGAAGTGGCGATGGCGAGGGTGGACAGGGGCGGACCTACGCTAGGGGGTGGGGGGTCACAGGCATCCGTTGGCCTCGGTaaaaatattgtatatatatatatatatatgttaataCAGGGAGGACCCCTCTAAATATTTTATGCGGCCCCCTTAGTCACAAAGACTGGACAGAAGAGTTGGTTTGTGGGAGTAGCTGCCTTTTTTTGCTTtgggatcaccctcgggtatGTGCATGATAAGGTTACACAATGATTTGATGACTttggaacaactcttggcacgttcgaggacgaagaTTCGAATTTGGGGTCCTGCAAtccatattattttatttttactttttagtGAAGTGGACGATTTAAAACCAAGTTGTATTTGAATTTCAAGAATAACTTTCAGAAATGTGAAGTGGACATATAATACAGAAATGTGAAGTGAAGTGGACGATTCAGAAATGTATTTGAAACCAAGTCCATTTATTCCCTGCTCCTATTTGCTCGATCTCATGTTGATACATATAATACAACTTAAGAAAGGAATAATAACAATATTAATACTTCATGTTTCCCAATCAACTGCACTAAACTTTGAAGTTGCTCTTTAGATGGAAGGGGTGTGATTCCCTATAATACGTTATTTCTATTTAGTATTAATATAAGGAGTGTGATTAATCATATTAAAAATGTTATTTTGATTGGCATTGTTGCTTTGTAGGAAGTTCTGTTGATGTGAATTGAGATGGATATATTTTTGACGAGGTTTAATTCATCTCAACCAagttctagttttagagacaattCCTCCTATCTTGTAGAGGAGTTTGATGTGAAATCACTTAATACTGACCCCATAGAGAGAATACCCATTGATAGATATAGCTCTAGAATACGGGATGAAGTGAGAAAACACTACATCCAAAGAGGGCCTTGCCAACCAGTTGATCACAAATTTTCTAAAACTTTATTTGGGAAGAAAATGCGCCAATTTAGTCCGGGTTGGTTTAAAGGTTCGCATTCTAGATGGTTAGAGTATAGTGTGAAGAAAGATGCCGCATTTTGTTTATGTTGTTATTTATTCAAAAATGATTAAGTTCATGGAAGCACAGGTGACTCTTTCACAAAAATCGGCTTTAAGGCTTGGAATAAAGGAACCGAAAGACTTGGTCTACATGTTGGTAAAGTAAATAATCTCCATCATAAGTGTTTCAACAATATGCTAGACTTGTCAAATCAATCTCAATCAATTCATGCTGCTTTTGAAAAGCAATCTGATCAACAAAAAACTGAATATCGAATTCGTTTAAATGCCTCAATCGATGTTACAAGGTTTCTCTTGAACTTTGGATTGTCTTTTCGTGGTCACGATGAAAGTGAATCTTCAAAAAACAAAGGCCTTTTTCTAGGGCTTTTGGAATGGCTTGGAAATAGGCTTCCAGATGTAGATAGAATTATATTAAAACATGCTCCAAAAAATGATATGATGACTTTGCCAAAAATTCGAAAGGATATTGTGAGTGCTTGTGCACAAGAGACCATGAAAGCTATAATTGATGATTTGGATGGAGATTATTTTGGGATATTAGTTGATGAGTCCAAGGATATTTCACATCATGAACAAATGGCCCTTGCTTTGCGGTATGTTGACAAAAAAGGCCAAGTGAACGAGCCATTTATTAGTCTTGTTCGTGTTAGTGATATATCTGCAAAGTCGTTGAAAGAAGCAATACTTTCTTTGCTAATAAAACACTCATTAAGTCCGTCCAAAATACGTGGACAAGGCTATGATGGGGCTAGTAATATGCAGGGAAAGATGAATGGTCTTAAAGCTTTAATTTTGCAAGAaactccatcggcatattccgttcATTGTTTTGCACATCAATTACAGTTGACGCTTGTAGCTGTTGCTAAAAAACACAAGGAGGTAGAGACTTTCTTGCTATTGTTACTAACGTGTTGAATGTAATTGGAGTTTCTTTTAAGCGTAGAGATCAACTTCGGGATCATCAAGCAGAATTGTTGGAGCAATTGTTAGAGAGTGGTGAAGTTCAAAGTGGGAAAGGATTAAATCAAGAGCGAGGGCTTCAAAGGCCAGGTGACACTCGTTTGGGATCATGTTGTAAAACATTGGATaactttgttattttattttcttctattgttCATGTGCTTGGGGTGATTGAATGTGAGGGTGATGTTAATGATAGGTTGCAAGCTGAAGCTTTTTTGAGTAAATTAAAGCATTTGAATTTGTTTTCTTGCTTCACTTAATGTTGAAATTTTTGATAATGTCAAACGAGTTGAGCAAAGCTTTACAGAAGAAAGATCAAGATATTGTCATTGCCATGGTATTTCTTGATATCACAAAAGAAATGTTGCAAGAAATGAGTGATAAAGGATGAGAACCATTGATGGATGAAGTATATTTATTTTGTGCAAAACATGATATTTTGGTGCCTAAGATGGAAGAATTCTATATTCCTGGAAAGTCAAAGCGTAGGACTTCTAGTGTTACTTATTCACATCACTTACGTGTTGAGCTTTTTTATGCCGTGATTGATTTGCAACTTCTGGAGCTTAATAGTCGTTTTGATGTTGTGAGTAGTAACCTGCTTCTTGGTATGGCTAGCTTGAATCCGGTTAATTCATTTGCTAATTTTTATAAGTGAAAGAATAATAACATTGGCCAAGCATTATCCCGATGAGTTTGGTGAATTGAAGCTTCAAGATCTTAGTCGACAACTTGGCACATTCATATGGCACATGCAACATGATGACCCTAAGTTCTCTGATTTAAAAGGAATTGGTGATTTGGCAAAAGCATTGGTTGAGGCAAATCTTGTGGAGACTTATTCACTTGTTTATTTGCTTGTGAAATTTACTTTAATTTTACCTGTCGCAACTGCAACGGTGGAAAGAGCATTCTCATCTATGAAGTACATCAAAGATGAATTGCGTAGTAGTATTAGTGATGCATTTTTAAATGATTGTTTAGTTTGTTACTTTGAGAAGAAAGTATTTGTAAATATAAGCAATGATGTTATTATTGACCATTTTCAAAACATGAAAGCGTGTCGAGTTCAACTATGAGTGGACAGTGTACTTTTTTTATATTAGTTTCAAGTTAATGGTATTTGATAATATTGAtgtttttattttgatgataAATTATCATAGTCATTTCAAAGAGTTACACCCGAACTTTATCACTGGTGATTGGCATACTAAAGACAATGGTGCTCCCGTTATGCTTAAATCTTGGGTCCGCCTTTGAGGGTGGAGGTGGGGAGTTAGATGGAtgggatttggggggggggggggaggggcgAATGGAGGAGGGGTGAGGGTGGAAAGGTTGAAAAagaattttataaaatatttttcttccttttggTAGGAAAATCATTTAAATGAGTTCAAAACATTTAAAGcaatcaaatataaaaaaaaaaaattggaaaacatATTTTCGCACACCCTAAGTATACCTTAATAATGTTGCCATCTACATAAGTTGCAGTCGGCCTTCAATAAACCTAAAACATTAATTCTGGATCTGC
This region includes:
- the LOC104237219 gene encoding uncharacterized protein, which translates into the protein MLDLSNQSQSIHAAFEKQSDQQKTEYRIRLNASIDVTRFLLNFGLSFRGHDESESSKNKGLFLGLLEWLGNRLPDVDRIILKHAPKNDMMTLPKIRKDIVSACAQETMKAIIDDLDGDYFGILVDESKDISHHEQMALALRYVDKKGQVNEPFISLVRVSDISAKSLKEAILSLLIKHSLSPSKIRGQGYDGASNMQGKMNGLKALILQETPSAYSVHCFAHQLQLTLVAVAKKHKERRDQLRDHQAELLEQLLESGEVQSGKGLNQERGLQRPGDTRLGSCCKTLDNFVILFSSIVHVLGVIECEGDVNDRLQAEAFLSKLKHLNLFSCFT
- the LOC104237218 gene encoding uncharacterized protein, with the translated sequence MEEFYIPGKSKRRTSSVTYSHHLRVELFYAVIDLQLLELNSRFDVVSSNLLLGMASLNPLQDLSRQLGTFIWHMQHDDPKFSDLKGIGDLAKALVEANLVETYSLVYLLVKFTLILPVATATVERAFSSMKYIKDELRSSISDAFLNDCLVCYFEKKVFVNISNDVIIDHFQNMKACRVQL